The following are encoded in a window of bacterium SCSIO 12643 genomic DNA:
- a CDS encoding DUF2141 domain-containing protein: MKAIILTIFISVLSFFTQAQNTLTIEITNLKTDNGTVMIALYDGQEKAVKKLKGTVKDKVCTVEISDLPAGTYAVQYYHDENDNGKMDTGMFGKPEEGYGYSNDARGFMGPADFEDQIFELTEDMKIVLKTVR; encoded by the coding sequence ATGAAAGCTATTATTTTAACAATCTTCATCTCTGTTCTATCATTCTTTACTCAAGCACAGAACACATTAACGATCGAAATCACCAATTTAAAAACCGACAATGGTACCGTGATGATTGCCCTCTATGACGGACAGGAAAAAGCCGTAAAAAAATTAAAAGGTACTGTTAAAGATAAAGTTTGTACGGTTGAAATTTCTGATCTTCCAGCAGGAACTTATGCGGTTCAGTACTACCATGATGAAAACGATAATGGTAAAATGGATACGGGAATGTTTGGTAAACCTGAAGAAGGATACGGGTATTCAAATGATGCCAGAGGATTTATGGGACCAGCTGATTTTGAAGATCAAATTTTTGAATTAACCGAAGATATGAAGATCGTACTCAAAACAGTACGCTAG
- a CDS encoding sensor histidine kinase, with protein sequence MNFKQVIHPFKNIWQVIGVMVLINLVFFMFFWPAVYDSWSNFIMGMIWGSTIWLTQSVGNSAVFRFLDEKLPWRDGMLRRALATVVSVGTYSAFAYLAVQFIMFFIFVDNATVEMVWTNSIRSLSLTLAISYGISFILTFVGFGKALIRSEVEKEKLNSEMMTYKYESLRNQINPHFLFNSFNVLSELVYEDQDLAVKFIRQLSDLYRYVLDAKEKEVISLSEELKFIESFTFLLKTRFESRVNFDFEIQVQEEEYIVPMSLQLLIENCIKHNEATSKSPLNINITRQGKYIEVKNNLQRKSVPDVSFKIGLNNLKERYSYFNDQEVLVNETDDAFIVSIPIIQISEN encoded by the coding sequence ATGAATTTTAAACAAGTCATACATCCATTTAAAAATATTTGGCAGGTTATCGGTGTCATGGTATTGATCAACCTGGTATTCTTTATGTTTTTCTGGCCTGCTGTTTATGACAGTTGGTCCAACTTCATTATGGGTATGATTTGGGGATCAACAATCTGGTTGACCCAATCTGTGGGTAACAGCGCTGTATTTAGATTTCTGGACGAAAAACTTCCCTGGAGAGATGGTATGTTAAGGAGAGCCCTGGCGACAGTCGTATCTGTTGGAACCTACTCCGCATTCGCCTATTTAGCCGTTCAATTCATAATGTTCTTCATTTTTGTGGATAATGCAACGGTTGAAATGGTTTGGACCAATTCTATACGATCTCTTTCTCTAACATTGGCCATATCCTATGGGATTTCTTTTATTCTCACTTTCGTTGGTTTTGGTAAAGCACTCATTCGATCTGAAGTTGAAAAGGAAAAGCTGAATTCCGAAATGATGACTTACAAATACGAGTCTTTACGTAATCAAATCAATCCCCATTTTCTATTTAATAGTTTTAACGTGTTAAGTGAATTGGTGTATGAAGATCAGGATTTAGCCGTAAAGTTTATCCGTCAACTCAGTGACTTATATCGATACGTGTTGGATGCGAAAGAGAAAGAAGTGATTTCTTTATCCGAAGAATTAAAGTTCATCGAATCATTCACATTTTTACTTAAAACGAGATTTGAATCCAGAGTTAATTTTGATTTTGAAATCCAGGTGCAAGAAGAGGAGTACATCGTTCCGATGTCACTTCAGTTACTTATTGAAAATTGTATCAAACACAATGAAGCGACTTCCAAAAGCCCTTTAAACATTAACATAACCAGACAGGGAAAATACATTGAAGTCAAAAACAACCTGCAGCGAAAATCTGTCCCGGATGTTTCATTCAAAATTGGACTCAACAACTTAAAAGAACGCTATAGCTATTTTAACGATCAGGAGGTTTTGGTAAATGAAACCGATGATGCTTTTATTGTTTCCATCCCGATCATCCAAATCTCTGAAAACTAA
- a CDS encoding response regulator transcription factor, which yields MNAIIIEDEPRAAKRLQSLLNEIDPSIQVLAQIESISEAKEFLESHQHLDLIFSDIQLADGLSFEIYDNLVHLPPIIFTTAYDQYAIKAFKNNGIDYLLKPINPEELQNAIGKLNRFQQKSIDPNILQLLAQQIHQPDTQSYKDRFLVKVGQHLKSFSTQNIHAFYSLEKATFIQTHDGRHYVIDHTIDHLESILNPKLFFRLNRKYILNINASFEITAWTNSRLKITLEGSDDDMIIVARNRTKEFKHWLGESSN from the coding sequence ATGAACGCCATTATTATAGAAGATGAACCTCGTGCAGCCAAGAGATTACAATCATTACTCAACGAAATTGATCCGTCCATTCAAGTTCTGGCTCAAATAGAATCTATTTCCGAAGCAAAAGAGTTCTTAGAATCCCATCAACACCTGGACCTCATATTTTCTGATATTCAATTGGCCGATGGATTAAGTTTTGAGATTTACGATAACCTCGTGCACCTCCCTCCTATTATTTTTACTACGGCCTATGATCAATACGCGATTAAAGCATTTAAAAATAATGGGATCGATTATTTGCTTAAACCTATAAATCCGGAAGAACTTCAAAATGCCATAGGCAAGCTCAATCGATTTCAACAAAAATCTATTGATCCCAACATTCTTCAACTGCTGGCACAACAAATTCATCAACCCGATACGCAATCTTACAAGGACCGTTTTCTTGTTAAAGTGGGACAACATTTAAAGAGTTTCTCCACTCAAAACATCCATGCATTTTATAGTTTGGAAAAAGCCACATTTATTCAGACCCATGATGGCCGACATTATGTCATTGATCATACCATTGATCATCTGGAATCCATTTTAAATCCGAAACTTTTTTTCAGACTTAATCGTAAGTACATCCTGAATATTAACGCTTCGTTTGAAATCACTGCCTGGACCAATAGTAGATTAAAAATCACATTGGAAGGTTCAGATGATGATATGATAATTGTGGCGCGTAACAGAACCAAAGAGTTTAAGCATTGGTTGGGCGAATCAAGTAATTAG
- a CDS encoding M1 family metallopeptidase, translating to MTNSFRFLFGILSILVVASCNPPQKETKTEEVVEITYDSTDTHTYAQKQDAYVTHLFWDAEIDLENHIITATATWDFENVSDTDTIIFDMVDLKIKDVKLDNGESTGFKIGESIPHMGAPLYVAITSETKSVSITYESDPSAGAVLWLSPEQTYGKKHPFMFTQSEAILARSWIPCQDSPGIKFTYDAKVTVPKDLLAVMSATNPQAKNETGTYEFKMSQPIPSYLMALAVGDLEFGSLGERTGVYAEPGQLAAAVYEFGETEKMVQIAEELFGPYRWERYDMLVLPPSFPFGGMENPRLTFVTPTIIAGDRSLTSLIAHELAHSWSGNLVTNANWNDFWMNEGFTVYLERTIMDSLYGTDYADMLSILGYQDLQFSLEDLPAEDTRLKLDLKGRNPDDGMTDIAYEKGYFFLTMLKEKFGKKTLDNFLKQYFTDHSFQNITTENFITYMDSNLIVKDSAARPSLLIEKWIYEPGLPRNCPKIVSKRFQNVSSTLKAWSDGSFHADEIDTKNWSTNEWLQFIRKLPDSLDVERFEELDKAFGFTNSGNNEILAIWLEKNVLAGNHAVDHKLEVFLVTVGRRKFLTPLYRAILKVDPSGKWATDIYTKARPNYHSVSTETLDKLLNFKN from the coding sequence ATGACCAATTCGTTTCGATTTTTATTCGGTATTCTTTCTATTCTAGTAGTTGCTTCTTGTAATCCTCCTCAAAAGGAAACAAAAACAGAAGAAGTTGTTGAAATCACTTATGATTCTACAGATACACATACTTATGCGCAAAAACAAGATGCGTATGTGACCCATCTTTTCTGGGATGCAGAAATAGATTTGGAAAATCACATTATTACTGCTACAGCTACCTGGGATTTTGAAAATGTATCTGATACCGATACGATCATTTTTGATATGGTAGACTTAAAAATTAAAGACGTTAAACTAGATAACGGTGAATCTACCGGATTCAAAATTGGTGAATCCATTCCACATATGGGGGCTCCATTATATGTAGCCATTACCTCGGAAACTAAATCGGTAAGTATTACATATGAGAGCGATCCTTCTGCCGGAGCTGTTTTATGGTTAAGTCCGGAACAAACTTATGGGAAGAAGCACCCTTTTATGTTTACACAGTCTGAGGCGATTTTAGCACGTAGCTGGATTCCTTGTCAGGATAGCCCGGGTATCAAGTTTACTTACGATGCCAAAGTAACCGTGCCTAAAGATTTACTTGCGGTAATGAGCGCAACTAATCCGCAAGCTAAAAACGAGACCGGAACATATGAATTCAAAATGAGCCAACCCATTCCAAGCTATTTAATGGCTTTAGCAGTAGGTGATTTAGAATTTGGTAGCTTAGGTGAACGTACTGGTGTTTACGCAGAACCAGGACAATTAGCAGCTGCAGTATATGAGTTTGGTGAAACCGAAAAAATGGTTCAGATCGCTGAAGAGCTTTTTGGTCCTTACCGTTGGGAAAGATATGATATGCTGGTATTACCTCCATCCTTCCCTTTTGGTGGAATGGAAAATCCAAGATTAACTTTCGTAACACCAACCATTATCGCTGGAGATCGTTCACTAACTTCTTTGATCGCACATGAATTGGCGCATTCCTGGTCTGGTAATTTAGTAACCAACGCCAACTGGAATGACTTCTGGATGAATGAAGGTTTTACCGTGTATTTGGAACGTACAATTATGGACTCTCTTTATGGAACTGATTATGCGGATATGTTATCAATATTAGGCTATCAGGATTTACAATTCTCATTAGAGGATTTACCAGCTGAAGATACCCGATTAAAACTTGATTTAAAAGGTAGAAATCCAGATGATGGGATGACTGATATTGCTTACGAAAAAGGTTATTTCTTCCTGACCATGCTTAAGGAAAAATTTGGCAAGAAAACCTTGGATAACTTCCTAAAACAATACTTTACAGATCATTCTTTCCAAAACATTACTACAGAGAATTTCATCACTTATATGGATTCTAACCTGATCGTAAAAGATTCTGCTGCGCGTCCATCATTGCTTATCGAAAAATGGATTTACGAACCTGGACTGCCAAGAAACTGTCCGAAAATTGTATCTAAAAGATTCCAGAATGTAAGTTCTACTTTAAAAGCATGGAGCGATGGGTCTTTTCATGCAGATGAAATTGATACTAAAAACTGGTCTACTAACGAATGGTTGCAATTCATCAGAAAACTTCCTGATTCTTTAGATGTAGAAAGATTTGAAGAGCTGGATAAAGCTTTTGGATTTACAAACTCAGGAAATAACGAAATACTGGCAATTTGGTTAGAAAAAAATGTTCTGGCTGGAAACCATGCGGTAGACCATAAACTAGAAGTATTCCTGGTAACGGTAGGAAGAAGAAAATTCTTAACGCCACTTTACCGTGCCATTCTTAAAGTAGACCCTTCTGGAAAATGGGCGACTGATATTTATACCAAAGCAAGACCAAATTACCATTCCGTATCTACGGAAACATTAGACAAACTTTTAAATTTCAAGAATTAA
- a CDS encoding T9SS type A sorting domain-containing protein → MRKLYILSPLPLALGAVLWMSASGGVAKIQQKDRTNSPVSSPACTMCHLAGANFSTSASIVVSDGTGPITEYIPGETYTVKVDIQSTGNSGHGFQITGLLANNSSAGSCTVVTSGTQKTSLGGRWYFEQSQTVTGGSYEMTWVAPAAGSGEVTFYGSALSTNGDGLTNGDEYVSISPVKLPEGTPNSVFHVNVTEGLELYPNPTVSEVIIRSSSEEMQEVQIYALNGTLMEQRAVNTDNVRFNVEDYVKGTYIVKVSSGQDVQYLRFVKN, encoded by the coding sequence ATGAGAAAACTTTACATTTTATCTCCACTTCCATTGGCGTTAGGGGCCGTTCTTTGGATGAGTGCATCAGGTGGAGTAGCAAAGATCCAACAGAAGGATCGAACCAATAGTCCGGTGAGCTCCCCGGCTTGTACCATGTGTCATTTAGCAGGTGCAAATTTTTCAACTTCAGCTTCTATTGTAGTTAGTGATGGTACAGGACCAATTACAGAGTATATTCCTGGAGAAACCTATACTGTAAAAGTAGATATTCAATCTACGGGTAACAGCGGACATGGATTTCAAATCACTGGCTTGTTAGCTAATAATTCATCTGCGGGATCATGTACGGTAGTAACATCCGGAACGCAAAAAACAAGTTTAGGTGGCAGATGGTATTTTGAACAATCGCAAACGGTAACCGGAGGTTCGTATGAAATGACCTGGGTGGCACCTGCAGCGGGGAGTGGAGAAGTAACTTTTTATGGAAGTGCTTTATCTACCAATGGTGATGGATTGACAAATGGTGATGAATACGTGAGTATTTCTCCAGTTAAATTACCAGAAGGAACTCCAAATAGTGTATTTCATGTGAATGTTACTGAAGGACTGGAATTGTATCCTAATCCTACGGTTTCTGAAGTCATTATTCGTTCTTCAAGTGAAGAAATGCAAGAAGTTCAGATATATGCTTTGAACGGAACTTTGATGGAACAAAGAGCTGTGAATACAGATAACGTTAGATTTAATGTAGAAGATTATGTTAAAGGAACATATATCGTAAAAGTATCTTCAGGGCAGGATGTGCAGTACTTAAGGTTTGTAAAGAACTAA
- the ppk2 gene encoding polyphosphate kinase 2, whose amino-acid sequence MNKKITSEEFLGINSKEELMDLIHKKKIDISKIENTIAYEQELRALQIELVKLQQWIVKTKKKVVIIFEGRDAAGKGGSIRRFVEHMNPRSMRVVALAKPTEKERGQWYFRRYVKELPQPGEIVFFDRSWYNRAVVEPVMGFCNTHQYNTFLMQVPEFEQMLYEEGVIMIKFWFSIDKEVQLARLESRKTDPLKIWKISPVDELGQELWDKYTHYKDEMFSKTHTMVSPWIIIKANTKKIARLESIKYVLSKFEYEGKEDANIVLAPDPNIVMRYQRSLYLTD is encoded by the coding sequence ATGAATAAGAAAATCACTTCAGAAGAATTTCTCGGTATTAATTCAAAGGAAGAATTAATGGATTTGATCCACAAAAAGAAGATCGATATATCCAAAATTGAAAACACTATTGCGTACGAGCAAGAGTTACGTGCTTTGCAAATTGAATTGGTAAAGCTGCAGCAGTGGATTGTGAAAACGAAAAAGAAAGTGGTGATCATTTTTGAGGGTCGGGATGCAGCCGGAAAAGGAGGTTCTATCAGACGTTTTGTAGAGCATATGAATCCTCGTTCTATGCGCGTGGTAGCATTAGCTAAACCCACCGAAAAAGAGCGGGGTCAATGGTATTTCAGACGCTATGTTAAAGAATTACCTCAGCCAGGAGAAATTGTATTCTTTGACAGAAGCTGGTACAATCGAGCGGTGGTGGAGCCGGTAATGGGGTTTTGCAATACACATCAGTACAATACTTTCTTGATGCAGGTTCCTGAATTTGAGCAAATGCTTTACGAGGAAGGTGTGATCATGATTAAATTCTGGTTCTCTATAGATAAAGAAGTACAGTTGGCCAGATTGGAGTCTAGAAAAACTGATCCGCTTAAAATATGGAAGATTAGTCCGGTAGATGAACTAGGACAAGAGTTATGGGATAAGTACACCCACTACAAAGATGAGATGTTCAGTAAAACGCATACAATGGTTTCTCCATGGATTATCATCAAGGCCAATACCAAAAAAATTGCGCGACTGGAATCTATCAAATACGTACTTTCTAAGTTTGAATACGAAGGAAAAGAAGATGCCAATATCGTATTGGCTCCTGATCCGAATATCGTAATGAGGTATCAACGTTCACTATACCTAACAGATTAA
- the ppk2 gene encoding polyphosphate kinase 2: MELNEKEAKLLSSKKGLKILLSQNELNLERGLRNVKYEKELVKLQVELLKLQRWVRDHKKRVIIIFEGRDSAGKGGAIRRITQYLNPRLLRIVALPKPTKEETEQWYFQRYVYHFPKYGEILFLDRSWYNRAVVEPVNGFCTQEQYEQFMGEVNNFEKMLVSEDSILIKLYFSISKDEQLKRFTSILENPLKKWKYSEVDSKAQELWDEYTRYKKEMFLKTNTEHAPWKIIKANKKGLARLEVIKYILGKIPYQEDEPQEEE; this comes from the coding sequence ATGGAATTAAACGAAAAAGAGGCCAAACTTTTAAGTTCTAAAAAGGGCCTGAAAATATTGCTTTCGCAAAATGAACTTAATCTGGAACGTGGTTTACGTAATGTAAAATACGAGAAGGAATTGGTGAAACTGCAAGTGGAATTATTAAAACTCCAACGTTGGGTTCGTGATCATAAAAAACGCGTGATTATCATTTTTGAAGGGAGAGATTCTGCCGGAAAAGGTGGGGCGATCAGAAGGATTACGCAATATCTAAATCCTCGATTACTTCGTATCGTAGCATTACCTAAGCCCACTAAAGAAGAAACAGAGCAATGGTATTTTCAACGCTATGTCTATCATTTTCCTAAGTATGGTGAAATTCTATTTCTGGATCGTAGTTGGTATAACCGTGCAGTTGTAGAACCTGTAAACGGATTTTGTACGCAAGAACAATACGAGCAATTTATGGGCGAAGTCAACAACTTTGAAAAAATGCTGGTTTCAGAAGATTCTATTTTGATTAAGCTCTATTTCTCTATCTCAAAAGATGAACAGCTTAAACGTTTTACCAGTATTCTGGAAAACCCATTAAAGAAATGGAAATACAGCGAGGTAGATAGTAAAGCTCAGGAACTTTGGGATGAATACACCAGGTATAAAAAAGAAATGTTCCTAAAAACAAATACAGAACATGCACCCTGGAAAATTATCAAAGCCAATAAAAAAGGATTGGCACGTTTGGAGGTTATCAAATATATTCTGGGAAAAATACCTTATCAGGAAGACGAACCTCAGGAGGAAGAATGA
- a CDS encoding response regulator: protein MKNDVNIVVVDDNEIDLMIGKRLISRVDSNITVKTFSSFCEVVSWVRSDEDYFASNDVVFFIDIYMPDGNGFKLSQEIFDQISKYDKKNTIFYLLSATIDDLDLKKVKKSDLIKGFIGKPLTVDTINQVINGLPQCHSSS, encoded by the coding sequence GTGAAGAATGATGTAAACATAGTAGTTGTAGACGATAATGAAATAGACTTAATGATTGGTAAACGTTTGATATCAAGAGTTGATTCTAACATTACGGTGAAGACCTTTTCTTCATTTTGTGAGGTCGTATCATGGGTGCGCTCTGATGAAGATTATTTTGCATCAAACGATGTAGTTTTTTTTATAGATATCTATATGCCTGATGGTAATGGTTTTAAGTTATCACAGGAAATATTTGATCAAATATCCAAATACGATAAAAAGAACACCATTTTTTATTTACTTTCTGCTACTATTGATGATTTAGATTTGAAAAAAGTAAAGAAATCTGATCTGATTAAAGGTTTTATTGGAAAGCCCTTAACTGTTGATACCATAAATCAGGTGATCAATGGATTACCTCAATGTCATTCTTCCTCCTGA
- a CDS encoding hybrid sensor histidine kinase/response regulator translates to MIKLEKEHDGAVLYVDDEQNNLNSFRAAFRRELHVYTAINAVEALKQLKKHPNIKVIISDQRMPDITGVEFFEKVRHIYPNKVRIILTGYSDINAVVDAINKGQVYRFIDKPWDTDRVRMALHDAIELYDTRKALSSKNESLQVAYNELDKFVYSVSHDLRSPLMSILGIANLAELDVEDEKALEYFKSIKGMVDKLDGYIHQIIDHYKGTHGSDFSDQIDFKELINEIIESIKFHPEAQDVRFNVNVVQEGSFVSNHMNIKTILSNLISNAFKYQREEEANKWVDIKATVKNGNALIRVIDNGIGIKENKVDEVFNMYYREKVDDKGSGLGLFIVKEAIEKLGGNIDLKSTFGKGTEIIMNIPGKGEE, encoded by the coding sequence ATGATTAAACTGGAAAAAGAGCATGATGGGGCAGTTCTCTATGTGGACGATGAACAGAATAATTTAAATTCTTTCAGAGCTGCATTCAGAAGAGAATTGCATGTGTACACTGCTATTAATGCTGTTGAAGCACTGAAACAGCTTAAAAAGCACCCCAACATTAAAGTAATTATTTCTGACCAGCGTATGCCGGACATTACCGGAGTTGAGTTTTTTGAAAAGGTCAGACATATATATCCGAATAAGGTGAGGATAATTCTCACTGGTTACTCTGATATTAATGCAGTTGTAGATGCGATTAATAAGGGTCAGGTATACAGGTTTATTGATAAACCCTGGGATACCGATCGTGTAAGAATGGCGCTGCATGATGCCATAGAATTGTATGATACCAGAAAAGCGTTAAGTTCCAAGAATGAATCGTTACAGGTAGCCTATAATGAGCTGGACAAGTTTGTCTATAGCGTATCGCATGATTTAAGATCACCTTTGATGTCGATTTTGGGAATCGCGAATTTGGCAGAGTTGGATGTTGAAGACGAAAAAGCCCTGGAATATTTTAAATCTATTAAAGGAATGGTAGATAAACTAGATGGATATATTCATCAAATTATCGATCATTATAAAGGAACTCACGGAAGTGATTTTTCGGATCAAATAGATTTTAAAGAATTAATAAATGAAATTATCGAAAGCATTAAGTTCCACCCAGAAGCGCAGGACGTGAGATTTAATGTGAATGTTGTTCAAGAAGGATCATTTGTATCTAACCATATGAATATTAAAACGATATTGAGTAATTTAATCTCAAATGCGTTTAAATATCAAAGAGAAGAAGAGGCCAATAAATGGGTAGATATCAAAGCAACAGTTAAAAATGGAAATGCTTTGATACGTGTTATTGATAATGGTATCGGTATTAAAGAAAACAAAGTAGATGAAGTCTTTAATATGTACTACCGGGAAAAAGTAGACGATAAAGGATCAGGTTTAGGTTTATTTATTGTTAAAGAAGCTATTGAAAAATTAGGTGGTAATATAGATTTAAAGTCTACATTTGGTAAAGGAACTGAAATTATTATGAATATACCCGGAAAAGGTGAAGAATGA
- a CDS encoding GHKL domain-containing protein: MHYLKYIWLCLVFVTTIVSAQEVNYIDNPDKVYNLQDFEFYVDSTYQLSIDEIENANFTRKTKENRSEIFNTYNTWIKVDMNVDLDKMHELVFLMDQANMDTIDFYQRNADGSWRVINYGNDYPFNHRKYKVNHFVFDIDVSKEQTVFYVRLRNKVQTTYNIIVGEHNAVMQYETTAIVIFAVLIGVIFAMVGYNLFLYVSLRETMYLIYVILSFLTGILQMVLYGVSYQYLWPENIFFQNIGSELLTAVATMGGLIFMNAFLKTAEHAPRLNIVSKIFLVIYSVLVVLVWFDVTIVNALLLAFQPIIALFILSVAIVVMMSGYKPAKYYLLAWSTFLLGILVFVMAEVGVIERNNITTLTITFGAGLEVVLLSFALANRINILKSEQEEAVSLSLRLEKEKATLIFEQNIILEKKVNARTKELNETNKVLEEKNHEVEKAYSELKNTQSQLVNAEKMSSLGQLTAGIAHEINNPINFVSSNVGPLKRDVEDIVSVFEATEKLAKESMSPEMYQEIIDLKEEIEYDYVKEEINHLLHGMKDGANRTVEIIKGLKLFSRVDEDDLKMVNLEDGIKSTLVLLNSNIKHHLKVKTNFSNIPNVECYGGKMNQVFMNILNNAIQAIKSDEKTLEGEIVISTSHDEGHVYISIADNGPGMTEEVQNKLFEPFFTTKPVGEGTGLGLSIVYKIVEKINGKIDVKSEIDEGTEFIITLPITNTTKPLSDD; the protein is encoded by the coding sequence ATGCATTATTTAAAATACATATGGCTTTGCTTGGTATTTGTCACTACGATAGTAAGTGCACAGGAGGTGAATTATATTGACAATCCTGATAAGGTCTATAATCTTCAAGATTTTGAATTCTATGTGGATTCAACATATCAATTGTCTATTGATGAAATTGAAAATGCGAATTTCACTAGAAAGACTAAGGAAAACAGATCTGAGATATTCAATACCTACAATACCTGGATCAAGGTGGACATGAATGTCGATCTGGATAAGATGCATGAACTGGTGTTTTTAATGGATCAGGCCAATATGGATACCATTGATTTTTATCAGAGAAATGCGGATGGGAGTTGGCGTGTCATCAATTACGGAAATGATTACCCGTTCAATCATCGTAAGTACAAAGTCAATCATTTTGTTTTTGACATAGATGTTTCGAAAGAGCAAACGGTATTTTATGTGAGATTAAGAAATAAAGTACAAACTACTTACAATATAATTGTGGGGGAGCATAATGCTGTGATGCAATATGAAACCACTGCAATCGTGATATTTGCGGTTCTGATTGGAGTCATATTTGCCATGGTAGGCTATAATCTGTTTTTATATGTTTCGCTGAGGGAAACCATGTATTTAATCTATGTGATTTTATCATTTTTAACCGGAATTTTGCAAATGGTACTCTATGGGGTATCATATCAGTATTTATGGCCGGAGAATATATTTTTCCAGAATATAGGTAGTGAATTGCTAACCGCTGTAGCTACAATGGGAGGTTTAATATTCATGAATGCATTTTTGAAAACGGCTGAACATGCTCCAAGACTAAATATCGTATCGAAAATTTTCCTGGTTATTTATTCAGTATTAGTAGTGTTGGTATGGTTTGATGTAACCATAGTAAATGCACTATTACTTGCTTTTCAACCGATCATCGCATTGTTTATACTCTCAGTTGCCATTGTGGTAATGATGAGTGGTTATAAACCTGCAAAGTATTATTTATTGGCATGGTCGACCTTCTTGTTGGGAATTCTGGTTTTTGTAATGGCTGAAGTAGGTGTGATTGAAAGAAACAATATCACTACGCTCACGATTACATTTGGAGCCGGACTGGAAGTTGTATTACTTTCTTTTGCACTGGCAAATAGAATTAATATTCTGAAGAGTGAACAAGAAGAAGCCGTAAGCTTGTCATTAAGATTAGAGAAGGAAAAAGCAACACTGATATTTGAACAGAATATCATCCTGGAGAAAAAGGTTAATGCGAGAACCAAAGAGTTGAATGAAACCAATAAAGTTCTTGAGGAAAAGAATCACGAAGTAGAAAAAGCATACTCCGAATTAAAGAATACGCAATCGCAGCTGGTTAATGCAGAAAAAATGTCGTCTTTGGGACAATTGACTGCAGGGATAGCACATGAAATTAACAATCCGATTAACTTTGTGAGCTCTAACGTAGGACCATTGAAAAGAGATGTGGAGGATATCGTGAGTGTTTTTGAAGCGACCGAAAAATTAGCCAAAGAATCTATGAGCCCGGAAATGTATCAGGAAATTATAGATCTTAAGGAAGAAATAGAATATGACTATGTGAAAGAAGAAATTAATCATCTTTTACATGGCATGAAGGATGGAGCGAATAGAACTGTTGAGATCATTAAAGGTTTGAAATTATTCTCCAGAGTAGATGAAGATGATTTGAAAATGGTAAATCTGGAAGATGGAATCAAGTCAACTTTAGTATTACTTAATAGTAATATTAAGCATCATTTAAAAGTAAAAACGAACTTTAGCAATATTCCAAACGTAGAGTGTTATGGCGGAAAAATGAATCAGGTATTCATGAATATTTTGAATAACGCGATTCAAGCTATTAAAAGCGATGAGAAAACGTTGGAAGGAGAAATTGTGATCTCAACTTCTCACGATGAGGGTCACGTATATATTTCTATAGCGGATAATGGGCCGGGTATGACAGAGGAAGTTCAAAACAAGTTGTTTGAACCTTTCTTTACCACCAAACCAGTAGGAGAGGGAACAGGTCTGGGATTATCCATAGTTTATAAGATAGTTGAAAAAATTAATGGAAAAATAGATGTAAAATCAGAGATAGATGAAGGAACAGAATTCATAATCACACTACCTATAACAAACACCACTAAACCACTGAGCGATGATTAA